Proteins from one Epinephelus moara isolate mb chromosome 1, YSFRI_EMoa_1.0, whole genome shotgun sequence genomic window:
- the LOC126395545 gene encoding hepatoma-derived growth factor-related protein 3-like isoform X1: protein MARPRPREYKAGDLVFAKMKGYPHWPARIDELPEGAVKPPANKYPIFFFGTHETAFLGPKDLLPYKEYKDKFGKSNKRKGFNEGLWEIENNPGVKFTGYQAIQQQSSSETEEGGNAADGSSEGEEGDSVEEEDDKEKLKGDKTGSKRKKTATSKQKSSKLSRISSGEDDLEKDGKDDDQKSGSEGGDADNDIIQNTTDKPAAHRGTLREESKEGKSFFVAVMLDK, encoded by the exons ATGGCTCGACCACGGCCGCGGGAATACAAGGCAGGAGATTTGGTTTTCGCTAAGATGAAGGGATACCCGCACTGGCCGGCGAGG ATTGATGAGCTTCCAGAGGGAGCTGTCAAACCGCCTGCCAACAAGTACCCCATCTTCTTCTTTGGGACCCATGAAAC TGCATTCTTGGGCCCGAAGGATCTTCTGCCCTACAAGGAGTATAAAGACAAATTTGGCAAGTCCAACAAGAGGAAAGGCTTCAACGAGGGCCTGTGGGAGATTGAGAACAACCCCGGAGTCAAGTTCACAGGCTATCAG GCCATCCAGCAACAGAGCTCATCAGAAACAGAAGAGGGGGGAAACGCTGCTGATGGCAGCAGTGAGGGCGAGGAGGGCgactctgtggaggaggaagatgacaaGGAGAAGCTGAAGGGAGACAAGACCGGATCCAAACGGAAAAAGACAGCCACCTCTAAG cagaaaTCCTCCAAGCTGTCGAGGATCTCATCTGGAGAAGATGACCTGGAGAAGGATGGGAAAGATGACGACCAGAAGAGCGGCTCAGAGGGAGGAGACGCCGACAACGACATCATCCAAAACACCACTGACA AACCAGCTGCTCATAGAGGAACATTAAGAGAAGAAAGCAAGGAGGGGAAATCATTCTTTGTAGCTGTGATGTTGGATAAGTGA
- the LOC126395545 gene encoding hepatoma-derived growth factor-related protein 3-like isoform X2 has product MARPRPREYKAGDLVFAKMKGYPHWPARIDELPEGAVKPPANKYPIFFFGTHETAFLGPKDLLPYKEYKDKFGKSNKRKGFNEGLWEIENNPGVKFTGYQAIQQQSSSETEEGGNAADGSSEGEEGDSVEEEDDKEKLKGDKTGSKRKKTATSKKSSKLSRISSGEDDLEKDGKDDDQKSGSEGGDADNDIIQNTTDKPAAHRGTLREESKEGKSFFVAVMLDK; this is encoded by the exons ATGGCTCGACCACGGCCGCGGGAATACAAGGCAGGAGATTTGGTTTTCGCTAAGATGAAGGGATACCCGCACTGGCCGGCGAGG ATTGATGAGCTTCCAGAGGGAGCTGTCAAACCGCCTGCCAACAAGTACCCCATCTTCTTCTTTGGGACCCATGAAAC TGCATTCTTGGGCCCGAAGGATCTTCTGCCCTACAAGGAGTATAAAGACAAATTTGGCAAGTCCAACAAGAGGAAAGGCTTCAACGAGGGCCTGTGGGAGATTGAGAACAACCCCGGAGTCAAGTTCACAGGCTATCAG GCCATCCAGCAACAGAGCTCATCAGAAACAGAAGAGGGGGGAAACGCTGCTGATGGCAGCAGTGAGGGCGAGGAGGGCgactctgtggaggaggaagatgacaaGGAGAAGCTGAAGGGAGACAAGACCGGATCCAAACGGAAAAAGACAGCCACCTCTAAG aaaTCCTCCAAGCTGTCGAGGATCTCATCTGGAGAAGATGACCTGGAGAAGGATGGGAAAGATGACGACCAGAAGAGCGGCTCAGAGGGAGGAGACGCCGACAACGACATCATCCAAAACACCACTGACA AACCAGCTGCTCATAGAGGAACATTAAGAGAAGAAAGCAAGGAGGGGAAATCATTCTTTGTAGCTGTGATGTTGGATAAGTGA
- the LOC126395545 gene encoding hepatoma-derived growth factor-related protein 3-like isoform X4 — protein sequence MARPRPREYKAGDLVFAKMKGYPHWPARIDELPEGAVKPPANKYPIFFFGTHETAFLGPKDLLPYKEYKDKFGKSNKRKGFNEGLWEIENNPGVKFTGYQAIQQQSSSETEEGGNAADGSSEGEEGDSVEEEDDKEKLKGDKTGSKRKKTATSKKSSKLSRISSGEDDLEKDGKDDDQKSGSEGGDADNDIIQNTTDSKNQLLIEEH from the exons ATGGCTCGACCACGGCCGCGGGAATACAAGGCAGGAGATTTGGTTTTCGCTAAGATGAAGGGATACCCGCACTGGCCGGCGAGG ATTGATGAGCTTCCAGAGGGAGCTGTCAAACCGCCTGCCAACAAGTACCCCATCTTCTTCTTTGGGACCCATGAAAC TGCATTCTTGGGCCCGAAGGATCTTCTGCCCTACAAGGAGTATAAAGACAAATTTGGCAAGTCCAACAAGAGGAAAGGCTTCAACGAGGGCCTGTGGGAGATTGAGAACAACCCCGGAGTCAAGTTCACAGGCTATCAG GCCATCCAGCAACAGAGCTCATCAGAAACAGAAGAGGGGGGAAACGCTGCTGATGGCAGCAGTGAGGGCGAGGAGGGCgactctgtggaggaggaagatgacaaGGAGAAGCTGAAGGGAGACAAGACCGGATCCAAACGGAAAAAGACAGCCACCTCTAAG aaaTCCTCCAAGCTGTCGAGGATCTCATCTGGAGAAGATGACCTGGAGAAGGATGGGAAAGATGACGACCAGAAGAGCGGCTCAGAGGGAGGAGACGCCGACAACGACATCATCCAAAACACCACTGACAGTAAG AACCAGCTGCTCATAGAGGAACATTAA
- the LOC126395545 gene encoding hepatoma-derived growth factor-related protein 3-like isoform X3 → MARPRPREYKAGDLVFAKMKGYPHWPARIDELPEGAVKPPANKYPIFFFGTHETAFLGPKDLLPYKEYKDKFGKSNKRKGFNEGLWEIENNPGVKFTGYQAIQQQSSSETEEGGNAADGSSEGEEGDSVEEEDDKEKLKGDKTGSKRKKTATSKQKSSKLSRISSGEDDLEKDGKDDDQKSGSEGGDADNDIIQNTTDSKNQLLIEEH, encoded by the exons ATGGCTCGACCACGGCCGCGGGAATACAAGGCAGGAGATTTGGTTTTCGCTAAGATGAAGGGATACCCGCACTGGCCGGCGAGG ATTGATGAGCTTCCAGAGGGAGCTGTCAAACCGCCTGCCAACAAGTACCCCATCTTCTTCTTTGGGACCCATGAAAC TGCATTCTTGGGCCCGAAGGATCTTCTGCCCTACAAGGAGTATAAAGACAAATTTGGCAAGTCCAACAAGAGGAAAGGCTTCAACGAGGGCCTGTGGGAGATTGAGAACAACCCCGGAGTCAAGTTCACAGGCTATCAG GCCATCCAGCAACAGAGCTCATCAGAAACAGAAGAGGGGGGAAACGCTGCTGATGGCAGCAGTGAGGGCGAGGAGGGCgactctgtggaggaggaagatgacaaGGAGAAGCTGAAGGGAGACAAGACCGGATCCAAACGGAAAAAGACAGCCACCTCTAAG cagaaaTCCTCCAAGCTGTCGAGGATCTCATCTGGAGAAGATGACCTGGAGAAGGATGGGAAAGATGACGACCAGAAGAGCGGCTCAGAGGGAGGAGACGCCGACAACGACATCATCCAAAACACCACTGACAGTAAG AACCAGCTGCTCATAGAGGAACATTAA
- the LOC126395364 gene encoding olfactomedin-4-like — protein sequence MMKRSVIVSLCALFTLTQQAPSVDNCACELTHSETVFPHDKLNKVKDSASQCNSNINRRKTLELDKLLQGLEERLPQLQKDLSQLEMEDDEDLYEVLSLYVIENELREVNQLINRLNMTTRTHQHLANHTTKQLEDLRVEMQELETYDTMQVMKTQQDNQRMMKDLNQCKTGHHSIVKPTQPPPGNCPHGKFLNITGPRLNTQGEYPGSYHYGAWGRDPKPEAGKKKWYWLVMLTSENKFSNYVRLYSSLSALVVGISAPGDVQIHTSNPTTNTIQGPNVVLYGGALYYNCYNQPAVCRFNLTAKTVSTLQLSKGTRYNSNGNFCHLDSCYLFTDLDLATDESGVWVIYTTTQDFGNLVLSKVEDGEPPRLGQTWRTLVYKRGVTNTFMACGVLYATRYVNKDVEEIFYSFDTTTGEQKFNVGIFINKMSPNIHALNYSPVDQMLHTYCDSNMVSYKVLFSGTAPKPLDRPPMFLDLGSGSAEDMNDTLLDVEDPWDDVNEWWKA from the exons ATGATGAAGAGGTCTGTGATCGTTTCACTGTGTGCTCTGTTCACCCTCACCCAACAG GCACCTTCTGTTGATAACTGTGCGTGTGAGTTGACTCATTCAGAGACGGTATTCCCTCATGATAAACTCAACAAAGTGAAGGACAGTGCATCACAATGCAACAGCAACATCAACAGACGGAAG ACTCTGGAGCTGGACAAGCTGCTGCAGGGTTTGGAGGAGCGTCTGCCCCAGCTGCAGAAAGATttatcacagctggaaatggaGGATGATGAAGACCTCTATGAAGTTCTCAGCCTGTATGTGATAGAGAATGAACTGAGGGAGGTCAACCAGCTCATCAACAGGCTCAACATGACCACCCGGACACACCAGCATCTGGCTAATCACACCACTAAACAG CTGGAGGACCTGAGGGTGGAGATGCAGGAGCTGGAGACGTACGACACCATGCAGGTGATGAAGACACAACAAGACAACCAGCGTATGATGAAAGACCTGAACCAGTGCAAGACTGGACATCACTCCATCGTCAAACCCACTCAGCCTCCACCTG GTAACTGCCCCCATGGTAAATTTCTAAACATTACTGGGCCGAGGCTGAACACACAAGGAGAGTATCCTGGCTCCTACCACTATGGAGCCTGGGGCCGGGATCCCAAACCAGAGGCGGGGAAGAAGAAATGGTATTGGCTGGTAATGTTGACATCCGAAAACAAATTCTCCAACTACGTCCGTCTCTACTCCAGCCTGAGCGCTCTCGTTGTTGGGATTAGTGCACCTG gTGATGTCCAGATCCACACTTCTAACCCAACCACCAACACCATCCAGGGTCCAAATGTTGTGTTGTATGGAGGAGCATTGTACTACAACTGCTACAATCAACCTGCTGTTTGTCGATTCAACCTCACCGCCAAAACTGTTAGCACCTTACAGCTGTCCAAAGGCACCAG gTATAACTCAAATGGTAACTTCTGTCACCTTGACTCATGCTACCTGTTCACCGACCTGGACCTGGCGACAGATGAGTCAGGCGTCTGGGTGATTTATACCACCACACAGGACTTTGGCAACCTGGTGCTATCCAAGGTGGAGGACGGTGAACCCCCAAGGCTCGGCCAAACCTGGCGCACCTTGGTCTACAAGAGGGGTGTGACAAACACCTTCATGGCCTGTGGCGTGCTTTATGCCACGCGGTACGTCAACAAAGATGTGGAGGAGATCTTCTATTCGTTTGACACCACAACCGGGGAGCAGAAGTTCAACGTCGGTATCTTCATCAACAAGATGTCTCCTAACATTCACGCCCTGAACTACAGCCCTGTGGACCAGATGCTGCACACCTACTGTGACTCCAACATGGTCTCCTATAAGGTTTTATTTAGTGGGACGGCCCCGAAGCCTCTAGACCGACCTCCTATGTTTCTTGATCTTGGGAGTGGCTCAGCAGAAGATATGAATGACACCTTGCTTGACGTGGAAGACCCCTGGGATGATGTGAATGAGTGGTGGAAAGCATAA
- the tssk6 gene encoding testis-specific serine/threonine-protein kinase 6, whose amino-acid sequence MSNQFMASRGYDFRSNLGKGIYGNVVSAFSTHLGKRVAIKVVDKLKVKSAYLKKFLPREMEIIRSLNHPNIVKTIEIFESCTSKVYVVMELCVKGNLLKHINDNGPFPEHSGCRLFTQLCEAVQYLHDSDVAHRDLKCENLLLDKHDNLKVCDFGFSKRLTYADGQVVLSKTYCGTSSYVAPEILRSVAYNPKVSDVWSMGVVLYMMLYASLPYDHTNIRRMVRVQTQHNINFPNTPSVSSEAKELIRSILHPDIERRITISRILQSSWMLRRIEDSEASTSNAGSEQEGHPDEKAKKHESLSKDSSDPGEGPSTAAPRN is encoded by the exons ATGAGTAACCAGTTTATGGCGAGCCGTGGTTATGATTTCAGGAGCAACCTAGGAAAAGGCATCTACGGGAATGTTGTGAGTGCGTTTTCAACCCACCTGGGGAAAAGAGTTGCCATAAAGGTTGTAGACAAATTAAAGGTTAAATCTGCGTACCTGAAAAAGTTTCTGCCTCGGGAAATGGAGATCATCAGGTCTTTGAACCATCCCAACATTGTCAAGACTATAGAGATATTTGAATCATGCACAAGCAAG GTCTATGTTGTTATGGagctttgtgtgaaaggaaaccTCTTGAAGCACATCAATGACAATGGGCCCTTCCCCGAGCATTCAGGCTGCAGGCTTTTCACACAGCTGTGTGAGGCCGTCCAGTATCTTCATGACAGTGACGTGGCTCACAGAGACCTTAAATGTGAAAACCTGCTGCTAGACAAACATGACAACCTCAAAGTGTGTGACTTCGGGTTCAGCAAGAGGCTCACTTACGCAGACGGGCAGGTGGTGCTGAGTAAAACCTACTGTGGCACCTCGTCCTATGTAGCACCTGAGATTTTGAGGAGTGTCGCATACAACCCCAAAGTGTCCGATGTGTGGAGTATGGGTGTCGTGCTGTATATGATGCTCTATGCATCATTGCCCTATGATCACACTAACATTAGGAGGATGGTGAGGGTTCAAACTCAGCATAATATCAACTTCCCAAACACTCCGTCTGTTTCCTCTGAGGCAAAGGAGCTTATCCGAAGCATTCTGCATCCTGATATTGAGAGGCGAATTACAATCAGCAGAATATTACAGAGCTCCTGGATGTTGCGGAGAATCGAGGACAGTGAGGCTTCCACATCAAATGCTGGCTCCGAGCAGGAAGGACATCCAGATGAAAAGGCCAAAAAGCATGAGAGTCTCTCAAAAGACAGTTCAGACCCTGGGGAAGGACCATCAACTGCTGCCCCAAGAAACTGA